TCTGTtatcggggtggggggggtaacAATACCTCACAAGACTGGTGTACGGATTAAAATGAGGCTTCCGAAAGAAGTGTGAACCTACACAAACATCCTAAAAATACAGGGTAATGTTTTCTAGTAATTAAGACTCTAAATTGTGTTTATGAGTTCCAGCTCCATAGTCAGAGATCtaagttcaaatcctagctcatATTTGCTGTCTATGCAGTTGCTCTGGCAATCTGTTATTTACcggattttttcatgtgtgttttcAACTGCATGTATACTTAATTTAACACGTATTTACCCAAGACATGTTATAtattctgtgctttttattttttgttcaacATAAGTGCTTCTCATAACGTTCTGCACATAGGAATTCAATAAtctatatttatttgaagaatacACATATTTGCTGCACTGACAGTGCATTACGTAATCAAGGTAAGTAGGAATGAAAAGTAGTACACATAACAATTACCATCATCTATAAGCCCGTGTATGTGCAGAAGTGCTATTTTTCAAATCACGTTAAACCTAGATGAATTACAGCAAGAAAGCCCACCAGggaaaatttaaacaatatttggAATAAAATCATTTGGCCTAATTTTCATAACCACAGATTGCAGCGAATACCACCATCCATGCCAGGTATGCCAGACAATCCCATTGTCCGTTTTAGCCACGTAGGGGCCGCGGTAGTATAAGCCATTCAGGTTTGCGGAGTGACACCtagtgggaagaaaaataaacacaaaacagtCAGACTAGAAAAATCGCCTTCCTATAAAACCCTTTTTTATTGGCTCGcagatgataaaaacaaaaaacattttgacTATGAATCCTGCCATTTTTCAGACAAGAGAGTCTTGATTAATTTACCCAGTCTCAGGATACAACCCAGGTCACCTGTAGTGTCCTGTAAAAAAAGCATTTCTGCTCTTAATCGCTTttacacagaaaaaggaaaaacaagcaaacaaaaacatgaCCTCGTCGCCGTGGGCCTTTGCAAGCAGGGTCAACAAAACCAGGTGTGGCAACGTGCTCTCTTGCCATCTTCCCTGGATCATTTGCTCGTATGTGTTCATCCATCTGCTGCCAAGACTTAGCTTTTGCACTGCaaactcccttcctccccttttaAAAATTGCCAGCATGTCCATTATTTTAACCTCAAGGGTAGGAAAACAAAACCTAAACCGCCATTTAAAGTTTTCCCAGCTATTAACCAATAATCGTTTGTCCGAGTTgcccagttatttttttaacacatatcATTCCAATCTAGATAAGTTGGTTAGcttatcataaattttaaaatgtcccaCTTCCTCCTTTAAAATCCATAAATTTTGCCCCTGATGTGGATAACTAAGCTTATGTGATAATTTACTGTGTATGTTAAGAATGAGTTGCTACAGATTTCTTGATTGAAATGAACAGATGGCAGATAATAGGATATAAGAAGAACATTCACAAGGGATAGTTCTGAAAAATCTATGGAAAGTACCCAGATTATTGAAtcaaaaaagcataaaatttatCCATAGATGCTGAGTTTTGGCGTGGATCACTTAACCAGCTTAGTGATTTGCTCTTGCTCACCATCCCGACAGTTTCCTAATTTAACTGTACGTAACTGAAACAATGTAGGCTGACTCAACAAGTATCAAAAACCTGCTGTGGTTTTAAAACTGCATGGAAAGTAATGTTAGGAAAaaaacactccccactgagcctctGGAATATATATTTTGGCCCTATCTCTGATTTCTTAGAGGCATCTACTACATACACAATTTTTATCGGGTCTGTGATTTGAATCCCATTAAGAAAACTGCATGGTCAGCATAAAAAAATCTTAGCTATTCTGAGACCAATTCTCCAGCACCTTTCAGTTTCAGAGACAGCCTGAACTTGTAACTAGATGGGGAGGGAGATGGCTGGGATTCTGTCGGTGAAGAAGTAGCTGTGAGCATTTGCatgagaaaagcagagaagacagCCGCACTCAGCGACTGGTTTGCTATGTGGAGAAAGAACGTCTTACAGGTGAGGGATAATTGAAGTGCCAACATTTCGTGTAAGTTAGAACTTTAGGATGAAAAAAAATAGGGTAAGGAGGAAGAGGGTGATAGGTTTAAACAAGAGGAACAGGAGGCATGGTAGAAATAGCACCAAGCTTCTGGAACAATTGACTTTTTCTCCAGCGTTACTGATTTTCCACCTGTCCACACTTATCATCTCCTTTGGCTTCAAGCATAACGAAGGGTTCTTTGGCAGCCCCAGCTACTgaattgcctttctctgtcatCTCTGAACCGCTATATCTAAAGTCAAGTAAATCATTTATTTGCCCATGTTAATATGTTGCTGATTGTCCTTTAGACTCAATAGCAACCAGTCAGCAAGGTAGGTTCATGGTAATGTTAACTGATAATGATTGTTATTTCTACACCTGATCTTAGCCAAAAGACCGAGAAGCGATGTTATTTCTATATATGGCTTTCTATTCAAAATCAAACATTAAGGGATCCTGAAACTTAGTGAATTATGGATAAGTTTTACATAATGCTGATAATTTTTACATAATGCTAACTTAGAAGGAcaggaggaaaaaggaggaggaagagaaagtgacGAAGATGGCCTCTTTTTACAACCACTTAGTTTCAACTTGACACACCACACTACCTACAACTAGCTGTCTCCATAAAATCTACAGCTCTAAAATCAGCACATCACAATAGCTGATGTTCCTAGGGAGAACTCTCATGCTTTTAGGGAAAATTAACATATGTCTTGTCTACCTCCATTTAATAAGATAGAGGATTGCAAAATACCTTGAAAGTACTTACatcacaaaaataaagttaaaatttggATTGTGGAACTTAATGGATAATCTTCAATAATATGGAAAATCAGACACTCCAGAAACACTCACTTACTAAAGATTCCCTAATGGAAAATCTAAATGTCCAGACATTTTGAGGTGGTCCTTGTTTTCTAAAGAGAAAAGCCATTCAAAACCTGTGCACTGCCGAGCAGTTGGAGCACATCTGCTTTGCAGACATAGCAGACCCATCAGGTTATTTTTAAGGAAGACTGTATGAAGTTTCCATTCTTGCCTAAACTTTGTAATTACAACAAAGGGAGCTATCTGGAAACCATCTTGGGTGGAGAACAGTTAAATGAGTCAAGACTATCTGGCCcggagaagagaaaatattgaggAATACAATAAATATCTTCTCACCCATTGCCTGCAGGGTTTTGTTGAAAGGGAATTACAGTCGCTCTATTAACtactgagaaaaaaatctggCGAGATATAAGAAGGCAGATTTCaagacaataaaaggaaaaactgagtaCAATTGAAAAAATGGAAGGAGCTAGCTGATAAAGTAACACGGAAGTATTCAGCCAGAGGGTGGAATTAGGTGTCACGAATATTGTAGaggaaatttcaaatttcatatgATAGGAGAAGGCAAAGACCAAACTGGTTATTAGAATGCTGAAAATATTTCTCCTATATAAATGCTCTTTATAGCTTCACGTCAATTTGTGGCCAACTGTTTATGATAACTCACCCATAATTCAGTTTGCAAGCAGTCTTTGCATAAGTaataatttgatttatttctatAACACCTTTCAAGCTTTATTAATGCACACAATGAACAAATCCTCAAAAATACTTCATCCCTGAAGAATTCTAATAAGGATGATTACTTAATAATACCAGTACTACAAAGAAGACAACATTACCTCACATGTTATAATTAATGCCCACCACTGAGATATCATCAACACCATCACAACTATGTTTATAAAATGCAAACCTGTTAAACCACCAGCCAGACTGATCTTCTTCTGCACAGTTTCCTTCATAGTTGTCATTATCTCTGTCCCGTGTGCTGAATTTCATTCTTTGGTGACTACCCCACCATTGCACCTCAGGATGAAGATTCCCTGCAAGGGAGTCTCCAGCTGTTCCAGAATATTCTCCGATATTCAGCTCATAGGAATTCTAAAGGAAAAGAGGCAACTTCCACTATCATTTGTCACTCTAATGTGTTTAGTGTTAATAATTAATGGCAATGTTAATAATATGTTTAATAAACAAAAGAACAGGTCCTACTGTCTGTCTTTATTTCCACTGAATTTAgggtttatattttatacattaattcatgatgttactatttttttttaaagattttatttatttatttatttgagagacagaatgagagagagagagagagagcatgagagggggggagggtcagagggagaagcagactccccgctgagcagggagcccgatgcgggactcgatcccgggactccaggatcatgacctgagccgaaggcagtcgcttaaccaactgagccacccaggtgccctaattcaTGATGTTACTTATTTGAAAATTTGAGTACCTTTTCATCTCCAACTTTGAAAAGTTTATATTGTGCATAACggctatttttttcaaaatctgcaAGGTCGATTTTTAAAGTATagtctcctgaaaaaaaaaacaagcaagaatTATAGGATATTCCTGATGTGTGAGATGACGTTGATTTATTGGTTTAAAAACAACTCATGATTCTATTTTACTTAAACCATTTCCTTCTGCCATGAGTCAGTTTTCAAAGAATAAACAGTGACTCCATTGTATTTACAATATGAacattttattgtgtattttacttgaaaatagcTAGAGACACAATGTTGAAGATGGAAATTTTCTACAGATCTATCACAGGTAAAAGCTAGTGCAATTTACTTGAcaaagaacaacagaaaataagTCATTATTTAGTTAATAGATTAAGAAATCTaacaatgaggggcacctgggtggctcagtgggttaagcatctgactcttgatttcagctcaggtcatgatctcggggtcatgagatcaagtcctgcgttgggatccacactgggtatggagcctgcctgggattttctctctccctctcccttgtccctccccctgctcacacacatgctctgtctcaatctctctctctaggaaaaaaaaaaatctaacaatgaaagaataaatagaagttttaagaagtttaaacatttatcttctttttcttacttgcagtaagaatgttgattttttttaaagattttatttatttatttgacatagagagagagggaacacaagcaggggcagagggagagggagaagcaggcttcccgcggagcagggagcctgatgcgggactcgatcccaggaccctgggaccatgacctgagccgaaggcagccgcctaatcagctgagccacccaggcgccccaagaatgttggtcttaaaaagtaaataataattgaACTAGTTGGTATCCTCAAGTGatcttcttttctccattgtcCCATCACTTGTGAATCACAAAGactattcttttttgaaaaacagaacTATTATCAGGAACCAGAAAGTTATAAATCAAACTGTTAGATAATGTATGTTCTATCCTCCTACTTTGATGAATAAAACTTCACAATGACATATAAGACCGGGTTTGAATTTAGTATCTTAGTCTCCTTGGGGTTCCAAGCCGGAACAtggaggcccagggagagagACCCTCTGGACCCCATCACACAGCTCTCACGTATGGTCTGCCTCCTCTTTTCCTATCCCTATCTCTAGCTCAGTCATGCACAGAAAGGGGCCTTGTCCGCATTTGTGCACATTCCAGGCTGCACATCCAAGCTCTGTTTACACCCACGCTAAAAGCTGTTGCTTTGCCTCCCCTTAGGCCTAGGGGTGTGCACACCAGCGGCACAATCTTCTTAAGGGGGACAGATGAAAAGAGGCATAAGAGGCATGAACAGGTCCTGGAAGCAAGCTCAGGGCTCTTCGGACAGGGAATGCTGGATTGGTCCTTACTGAGTGGGGAGGAGTATGGGCTTCCGCTGGCTTTGGCGCTCTAGCCCCACAACCTCTTCCTCCCAAGGAGCCCTCTACTGTGGGATTCTGGGAGAGACCCCTCTAATCTTATCGAAAGGCAATAAAGTTTATTTGAGCCAAGATTGTGAAGTGGATGAGAACAGTAAGGTAGGCTAAGTTAACTCTCCTAAAAAATACTTTACATTGTCAAAGAGATATGAAGTCAGACTCAATGTTTCAGGTAACCATCTTCGTATCTTTATggtcaataagtaaataaaaatgcaattacaGACCATTTCTAAAGTAATGTTATTGCAAAATTTCCAGTCAAAAATTGTGTAACGGGGACAAGGCTATTTTCAGAGGAAATTTACTAGCCTTAAGCTCTCACAATTACAGAATTGCAAGGGCATGGGTTTTCCTTGGGATGATGTGATATGTGGTTGTGAAGCCTGGAACTGACAAATACACTTTAGCTGTCGTGAGAGTAGGAGCCTGAACACCAATCAAAACATGAAGGGGAAGGAGATGTGTTGGCAATGTGCATCTGcgtaaataaacatttaataataatCTGACAAATAATTTTGAACTTTGTGTATTTAGAAGGAGCCAAGGGTTACTTCTTAGAGTTTTCATAGTTTGAATAAGAAACCAGATAAATATTAATGTGCAAAAAAAGCAGGTGTGATAAGTGTTATATATCTATCATAAAACACTCTGAAGTAGGAAAATAAATACGTCGAAGGAAGGGAAATCTTATGTAAATTTAGAGAGCATTGATCACAAGAAGGACGAGCAAAGAAAGTATCAGGCTTAAAGGATTATCTATCCTCTCTAGCTATTATTCTGGTGTCTCAAAGATCCCTATAGTTATAATCCAACTTATGAATTATGAATATAGAAACACCAATCACTTTCCTTAACTTGGATGAAAGAAGCAAAACCTTGCTTTTATGTTTAATGCATTGCCAGTGGGATATAGCATGCCTTCCTGAGCAATACAATTGCCTTTTATAAAACATTCTGAATCAGATCTGAGTGGGATTGTCTGCATTCTCAGACTTACATTTGAGGCAAGGAATGCAATGAGCTGGAATAAATGAACATGGGAAAGAGAAGCTTAGAAAATTCATCAAACTAATGATATTTTAGACAATTATTGAACCCTAGTAGAAGATACCCAGGCAGTACATAAGACACAGGGGAAATTGTACAGATGGCTTCAATCTGAAATGTGTCAAAAAAATGGCTCAGTGGATGGATAGATACgtggttaaaataataaaaacagtaaaatgttaGTCTGGAATCTAGGGGTAGGTTGACTCTTCTTTTAGTTTCGCTGTATCTTTGAAATTTCTCAAAATAGAAGCTGAGGGGGATGGAGACAGAGACATTTATTATGGTATTTGATTGCAAGAACAACCCCAATGCCCCAGTTGTTTGTCTCAACTTTTGCAATACAACTTTGTAACTCCTTCCATTAAGTCCATTTCTCTCCCCTTGAAATGTGCTGgtccagtgactttttttttaccaGGAGAAGGCAGTGAAAATGACCATGTGCCAGTTCTAAGACTAGGTCTCAAGCAACTTTTGTACTTGCCCTGTCTTTTTTGGAACTCTGCCTGAGCTACAAGAACAAGTCCAGGCTGGCTACCTGGAAGACGAGAGACCGTATAGAGCACAGCCCAGTCGTTCCGTCTGAGGCCAACCTACAGCAGCCAGCCTCCCGCAAACCAGGAATTTGGTCACAGAGCCATGAGCAAGCCCAGCCGAGATCAGCAGCCCTGGTGAGCAAAACTGCCCCCACGCACAGCTTGTACATTTGTGAGCGATAATAAATGGTTCTGACTTTAAACCGGTAAATCTTGAAGTGGTTTGTTACATACTATTATCGTGGTAACAGATGGCTGACCCAGTATAGATATTTCGAGGAACTTgaggcattaaaaaaagaaggatgatgacattccatttcctttccggaaatagaaaataaatatatgagaaatctcCCACCCCCAGTGAAGATCTAGTTTCTTTGCCTCTGGTCCTAGTTTTAAGTGGCCACATTGAATAAAGGGGATTATTGCCCCAAAGGGATCCTTGCCATCTGCACAACACAGCAGTTACTGAATTGGTTCCACTGCCTATGGTTTAgtgaaaaacatttcattttattttatttatttattttttgaagattttatttatttattcatgagagacagagggaaagagagagagagaagcagagggagaagcagcctcccaaggagcagggagcccgatgcgggactcgattccaggaccctgggatcatgacctgagccgaaggcagacgcttagccatctgagccacccaggcgccctagtgaaaaacattttagtgtgttttttttttttttaattgtacttcAAGTGAATTTGATAACAGGCAAACCTTACCTTGTATGGTCAGTAAGTGGAGATTTTTATTACCCAGCCAATATTCACCATTTTCCTGAACAAAATTTCCAAAGCCATTTTCATAGTCATTCCAGcctctaaaaaatataaagtgaaagcTGATTTTAGCAAAACCCAAAAGGACCTCTGTAGTAACCAAGGTGCCCACCCCTCCCaactaccacccccacccccaacattttCTCAATTAGTAAATGCACTTTCAGTAGTCTTACTTAGAGAGTGAAATTCTAATTATAGACCTcaggatataataaaaaaaggcTTAACTTGTTATGAATCTCACACATGCTACTCCAAATAAATCCTTATGTCATAATTAGCACACCTGTTAAAGTTCTCACTGCCATCAGATCGTCTCTGAATTACAGTCCATCCTCCACCATCAGACATGTCACAGTAAGCGGAGAATATTGTTGGGCTCTGGAGAGGTTTGATTTTGTAAAATCCACTGCGCTTATGCCCATCATTAAAAATCTCTGAACAGTCTGTTTGCAAAACAAGGTAATGTAACATTTGTTATATGTCTTatgtctccccccccaccccccaccccacatgaGAGCCTCTGGATAAGATTACTCAAAGCTAGTGGAGACCGATAAACCCATGGTGCAGATAATCAGCTTTTTTAAATTGCACCTTGGACATCTTCCAGTAGATATTAGGAAAGTCTTGTTTCCTTTCCTAGTATTTAATTATCATCTGACTCcttgaaatgatgaaaataaaagaggtatttggtttctcatttctcatctctatggaaaacaatttaaaaatcacatatgttCAGTTAATTACAGTATATTTAATTGGAATTTATAACCTGATCTGACAGAATAGTAGAACTTATCTCTCCTAGGAAGCTAAAATGAAAGTAGAAATATAACCTCgaacaaataatttaatatggGTTATCTTGACTTAGAGTATTataaatcattctgaacatctgGAGATTAATTCAAAATAGTAATCTTCTTGTTAGATTCTTATAACCTCCCAGTCTCAACAGATTCTTTTACTGGCCCACTGAAATTTCTAACAGTCCATGCATTCTTAGATGTTTTTGCTAAAAACTGCAAGCTTctgctattctttttatttctatgttctTCTTCGCCATGATATTTCTTTAACTATTGGAGCAAACATAGGCACCAATTTGTCACCAAAAAGTAATATCTATTTCTTAAATTACTTGAGGGTAGGATAAATTAATATCCACTGGGTCTCATCTAGGCTGATACGTACACACTTAGAGAATATGGCAAGTATGGACTTCACTCTTGTTTCGAGGCCTAGGAAGCCGTTTAAAGGTTGGTTGAAGTAGTGGCCGCAAGAAAGAGATGATCTGAAGAATACCTAGTTACAGACTTTTGAGTAAAAATCCTATAACTTAACATTATAGCTAactttcattcttaaaaagaaatccttttttggcaattaaataagaaaaaaagcattacCGAAAATCAGTTCAGTGTTGTTCAAAAGCTTACATTTTGTGGTCAAGTAAGTTGTACAACACTTTTCATTAAAGTAAGCAGATTTTAACCTTGTTAAGGAAGGAGCGCTTTGCTTCCATATAATCTCCTACCAAAGAACTGAATAGTAAAAACTCCAAAGATTCAGACTATTTTCCAAGCAAATATGGAAATAATTAGCTATAACATTTTCCTCTGGAAAACTTTGTGAATATAGCATTTGCAGCcaacattttctatttgtttctattttatgccAACTGcaagtttgtgtttttaaaaattttttccttcttcccagaaGAAAAAACCAAACACAACTTAAATTCAGAGGAAAgctttcaacttaaaaaaaaaaagcaaaatacacccaacaagtaaaaacaaacaaacaaacaaaaaacatcaaaaaGCACTAGTAGCAAAATTGTtcataaaaaataagttagaaataAGAAGCCTGCCTTGGGGAAATGTAACTTATGCTATGACAGCAGGAAGTTCAAGCAATGTAGGGTGTAAAACATTAACTAGGTAtttataatgttttcaaaatgtttcaacCCACTCAAGTCTCTGGAGAATAGGCAGGCAAGGGCAAGGTTAGAAAGCTCTGTGCTCATgggagtttaaaaaacaaaaagggattTTTGGATACTTATATAATACTAGAGTGAGGCCAAGATTTCCTGCCCTCTGACAAATACTGCACTAAACTGGATGAGGTGAATACTTTCTCTGATCATGGAGAAAGCAAGCCATGTTGGAAGGCTGAATTGTTTAAGCTTCACAAAGTGACATGACAGCCTGCCAAATGGACTTCCCTCTTGTCCCAGAATGGTGGCTGAGCTCAAGGCTGAGAACCAAAGTCATTCTAAGCTCAAAGAAAGGCCAGCATGAGCTCAGCGGCCACTCAGGGGCATGCTGGGAAATGCAAGAGCTCGCCCAGCTATAGTCATTCTCTGCCCCCAGGCAACATTGAGAAGGAaacttaaaagaagaaaggatgttGGTCCCTTGGAGAGGGCAGGATTCTTGAGGGGTAGGGTGAatagtttttggttttcttttttttaagttttccccTGTGAAAACAAGGGGGAGAGTATATAATAATGTGGATAGATGGCTGACATTCATTGAGTGCTTCTTTTGTCCTAAATGCTATTGTAATCATGTTACATGTGTTAACTCTTACAACAAAGAAACATtcttatcattcccattttgccGATGAGGAATATGAGGGCCATaaaggttaagtcacttgcccaaaggCTACAGCTAGCAAGATGGGCAGTGGGAATTTGAAACCAGGCTTCAATGCTTCTACTGTGTATGAAGAATATGACACAGATCTATTaacttctgggtttttattttttaatgttctaaccaaaacaagaaaatgtcTATCACCTATCCTATTATATGTGCTATCATGTTATaagacagacacatacacacactacaATGGTTCGTCTAGACCCTGTCCACATGGCTCTTCCATCCAACTCCTGCTCATACAGTCAGTCTTCCTCTGACCTTGGTAGTTCCATTTCCTAGGAGCTGATTTCTGCCTTATTCCTTGGTGACTTCTTGTTTCCTGAGGTCCCCACCCAGCACTCCTGCCATAGGGATTGGAGTTTTAGCTCCTAAACCTCATTCTTCCCATGACTGGTTGCACAGTGCTTGTAACAAACATCCGATCACCTGCCTCCTAACATGACTGGACACTTGAATCTGTGTTCACAACCTGCTCAGATCGTATCTGAATAGATAACCCTGGGTTTTGAGCTTACTTTGGAATTTGGAATAATGATACTTCTCTTACCTCCACAAGTTCCTTGACCTTGAGATTAGCTGTGTACCCCTTTTGGAATCACAgaaggtgccagcagggttggcTTCTTCTGAACCCTCTGTCCTTTGGCTTACAGAGAGCtaccttcttgctgtatcctcataTGGTCTTTCCTCTGGTACCAGtgtccctggtgtctcttctgaTAAGGATACTCAGACTGGTGGGGCCCATCCTAAtggccttattttaacttaatctcTTCTGTTAAGGCTCTATGTCCAAATGGTCATATTCATAGACATTAgaggttagagcttcaacatatgaatggggagGGTACGACTCAGCCCATAAGACAAAGTCATCTATCAAATGGTCATTTGGCCATTCTGGTTACCCCCTTCTCTGAATCAACCCTCTTTCAGCAATGATTGGCCTAATTAACTTACTGAGATCCTACTCTGACATCTGTACCTTAAATTTTCCACAGTCTCAGGATAGGTAGCTAAAGCCTGCTACGTGGATAACTGACCACATTATAATTAGGCCCCAAACGTCATCGAATGAAAAGGGTATTGAATTGCCACAATACCCTACCTCCTACCTGAAAAGAAGCAAAGCCTTCTACTAGGTGACCTCAGCCTGTGAGAAGAAATTTGGGGAGAAGCCTGACCTgattctggtctttttttttttttttaaagattttatttttatttattcgagagagagagagaatgaaagatagagagcacgagagggaagagggtcagagggagaagcagacaccctgctgagcagggagcccgatgtgggactcgatcccgggactccaggatcatgacctgagccgaa
The sequence above is a segment of the Zalophus californianus isolate mZalCal1 chromosome 2, mZalCal1.pri.v2, whole genome shotgun sequence genome. Coding sequences within it:
- the FGL1 gene encoding fibrinogen-like protein 1: MAKMFSFILVTTILVMCRESWALENCLQEQARLRAQVHLLETRVKQQQVKITQLLHEKEIQFLDKGEENNVIDLGGKRQYADCSEIFNDGHKRSGFYKIKPLQSPTIFSAYCDMSDGGGWTVIQRRSDGSENFNRGWNDYENGFGNFVQENGEYWLGNKNLHLLTIQGDYTLKIDLADFEKNSRYAQYKLFKVGDEKNSYELNIGEYSGTAGDSLAGNLHPEVQWWGSHQRMKFSTRDRDNDNYEGNCAEEDQSGWWFNRCHSANLNGLYYRGPYVAKTDNGIVWHTWHGWWYSLQSVVMKIRPNDFIPNIV